A single Marinobacter sp. es.042 DNA region contains:
- a CDS encoding ABC transporter ATP-binding protein: MTKSFLEVDGLSKVYPDGQGGELTVFEDIRFALEKGEFVCIIGHSGCGKSTILNVLAGLDEASAGNVVMNGKEIKGPGLERGVVFQNYSLLPWKTTLNNIVFAVRARWPEWSKEKVKEHSERYLKMVGLDHALNRKPSQLSGGMRQRVSIARAFATQPELLLLDEPFGALDALTRGVIQDELVKIWEETRQTVFMITHDVDEAILLSDRIFLMSNGPNARIAESVKVDIPHPRARATIFQNPAYHKTRDYLVDFLVNRSGSALPEKDGTPKIVEPAQGVAQSGPASDESETESETAARAVNA, encoded by the coding sequence ATGACTAAATCATTCCTGGAAGTAGATGGCTTGTCCAAAGTCTATCCGGACGGCCAGGGCGGCGAGCTTACCGTCTTCGAGGATATCCGCTTTGCCCTGGAGAAAGGCGAGTTTGTTTGCATCATCGGCCACTCCGGTTGCGGCAAATCCACCATCCTGAACGTACTGGCGGGCCTGGACGAAGCCAGCGCCGGCAACGTGGTGATGAACGGCAAGGAAATCAAAGGCCCCGGCCTTGAGCGCGGCGTGGTGTTCCAGAACTACAGCCTGCTGCCCTGGAAAACCACCCTGAACAACATCGTCTTCGCCGTACGCGCCCGCTGGCCCGAGTGGTCCAAGGAAAAGGTGAAAGAGCACAGCGAGCGCTATCTGAAGATGGTAGGCCTGGACCACGCACTGAATCGGAAGCCGTCCCAGCTGTCCGGCGGCATGCGCCAGCGGGTAAGTATCGCCCGGGCCTTCGCCACCCAGCCGGAACTCCTGCTGCTGGATGAACCGTTCGGTGCGCTCGATGCGCTCACCCGGGGCGTGATTCAGGACGAACTGGTGAAAATCTGGGAAGAAACCCGCCAGACCGTGTTCATGATCACCCACGATGTGGACGAAGCGATCCTGTTGTCCGACCGCATTTTCCTGATGTCCAACGGCCCCAATGCCCGCATCGCCGAAAGCGTGAAAGTGGACATTCCGCACCCGCGGGCCCGGGCCACCATTTTCCAGAACCCGGCCTATCACAAGACCCGGGACTACCTGGTGGACTTCCTGGTCAACCGCAGCGGCTCGGCCCTGCCGGAAAAAGACGGTACCCCGAAAATCGTGGAACCCGCCCAAGGCGTTGCCCAGTCAGGGCCGGCGTCTGACGAATCTGAAACCGAATCCGAAACTGCCGCCCGTGCGGTGAATGCCTGA
- the ntrB gene encoding nitrate ABC transporter permease, with the protein MASLNVRAALLSVSFLILALGLWEMATQPPEAQTGLTEYEMLMGGVEQESRVPPPSAVIKLAWAELSDPFYDAGANDKGIGIQLAYSVYRVLTGYLAAMAIALPVGFLIGMSPLMYKALNPYIQVLRPISPLAWMPLALFIIQDSDASAIFVIFICSIWPMLLNTAFGVANVRQDWVNVARTHELGPLRTAITVILPAAAPTILTGMRISIGIAWLVIVAAEMLVGGTGIGYYVWNEWNNLDLASVIFSILMIGVVGMLLDLALGKAQKLVEYKE; encoded by the coding sequence ATGGCTTCCCTGAACGTCCGGGCAGCACTGCTGTCGGTTTCGTTCCTGATTCTGGCCCTGGGGCTCTGGGAAATGGCAACCCAGCCCCCGGAGGCCCAGACAGGACTGACCGAATACGAAATGCTGATGGGTGGTGTCGAGCAGGAATCCCGGGTACCGCCACCCTCGGCGGTGATCAAGCTGGCCTGGGCGGAGTTGTCCGATCCGTTCTATGACGCCGGCGCCAACGACAAGGGTATCGGCATCCAGCTGGCCTATTCGGTGTACCGGGTATTGACCGGCTACCTGGCGGCCATGGCCATTGCGCTGCCCGTCGGGTTCCTGATCGGCATGTCGCCGCTGATGTATAAGGCTTTGAATCCTTACATCCAGGTACTGCGGCCGATCTCGCCGCTGGCCTGGATGCCCCTGGCCCTGTTCATCATCCAGGACTCTGATGCCTCGGCGATCTTCGTGATCTTCATCTGCTCGATCTGGCCCATGTTGCTGAACACGGCCTTCGGCGTGGCCAACGTGAGGCAGGACTGGGTCAACGTGGCACGCACCCACGAACTCGGGCCTCTGCGTACCGCCATCACGGTGATCCTGCCGGCCGCTGCACCGACGATCCTGACCGGTATGCGGATCTCGATCGGCATCGCCTGGCTGGTCATCGTGGCCGCGGAAATGCTCGTGGGCGGCACCGGCATTGGCTACTACGTGTGGAACGAATGGAACAACCTGGATCTGGCCAGTGTGATTTTCTCCATCCTGATGATCGGGGTGGTGGGCATGCTGCTCGACCTGGCCCTGGGCAAGGCCCAGAAACTGGTGGAATACAAAGAATGA
- a CDS encoding ABC transporter substrate-binding protein yields MTTKSLGNPFDGDKSLIHAKTCGCPECKPGDSTPSISLDLKPSAGQQAVADEHLDSEAMMDRAIEGAVVRSVFGHNEHSRRAFMKMMGAGTAAAVLGSVFPMEKAKAAVKESLGKLEKTKLNVGFVPITCATPIIMAHPMGFYERYGLDVTVTKTAGWAVARDKSLAGEYDASHMLTPMPLAMTMGAGSTPEPFIMPAVENINGQAIVLHVDHKDKRDPKQWKGFKFGVPFEYSMHNFLLRYYLAENGIDPDKDVQIRVVPPPEMVANLRAGNLDGYLSPDPFNQRAVWEKVGFIHMLTKDIWEGHPCCAFACSKQFATQNPNTYGALLRAIIDATQYSNNPDNRKEISEAIAPKNYLNQPVPVIQQVLTGYYADGLGEVKNVPDRIDFDPFPWHSMGVWILTQMKRWGYIEGDVDYKGIAEQVYLASETGKIMEELGYTAPDKTYKTHTIMGKTFDSDRAEEYARSFDIGRV; encoded by the coding sequence ATGACTACGAAAAGCCTTGGAAATCCATTTGACGGTGACAAGTCCCTGATTCATGCCAAGACCTGCGGCTGCCCCGAGTGCAAACCCGGCGACAGCACCCCGTCGATTTCCCTTGATCTCAAGCCCTCTGCCGGCCAGCAGGCAGTTGCTGACGAGCATCTGGATTCAGAAGCGATGATGGATCGCGCCATCGAAGGCGCGGTGGTGCGCTCGGTGTTTGGTCACAACGAACACAGCCGGCGCGCCTTCATGAAAATGATGGGCGCGGGCACTGCAGCGGCGGTTCTGGGCAGCGTGTTCCCCATGGAGAAGGCCAAGGCCGCGGTAAAGGAATCCCTGGGCAAGCTTGAGAAGACCAAGCTGAACGTTGGTTTTGTGCCGATCACCTGCGCCACGCCTATCATCATGGCCCACCCGATGGGCTTTTATGAGCGTTACGGCCTGGATGTGACCGTTACCAAGACCGCAGGTTGGGCGGTGGCCCGGGACAAGTCCCTGGCTGGCGAATACGACGCCTCACATATGCTTACTCCGATGCCCCTGGCCATGACCATGGGCGCGGGCTCCACACCGGAGCCGTTCATCATGCCGGCGGTTGAGAACATCAATGGCCAGGCCATCGTGCTGCACGTCGACCACAAGGACAAGCGGGACCCGAAACAGTGGAAAGGCTTCAAATTCGGCGTGCCGTTCGAGTACTCCATGCACAACTTCCTGTTGCGCTACTACCTGGCCGAGAACGGTATCGACCCCGACAAAGACGTGCAGATCCGAGTGGTTCCGCCACCCGAGATGGTTGCTAACCTCCGCGCCGGTAACCTCGATGGCTACCTGTCACCGGATCCGTTCAACCAGCGTGCTGTTTGGGAAAAGGTGGGCTTCATCCACATGCTGACCAAAGACATATGGGAAGGCCACCCGTGCTGCGCCTTTGCCTGCAGCAAGCAGTTTGCGACCCAGAACCCGAACACCTACGGCGCCCTGCTGCGAGCCATCATCGATGCCACTCAGTACTCGAACAATCCGGATAACCGGAAGGAAATCTCCGAAGCCATTGCGCCGAAGAACTACCTGAACCAACCGGTACCGGTGATTCAGCAGGTGCTGACCGGCTACTACGCCGATGGACTTGGCGAGGTGAAAAACGTGCCGGACCGCATCGACTTCGACCCGTTCCCGTGGCACTCCATGGGCGTGTGGATCCTCACCCAGATGAAGCGCTGGGGTTATATCGAGGGTGATGTGGACTACAAAGGCATTGCCGAGCAGGTCTACCTGGCGAGCGAGACCGGCAAGATCATGGAAGAACTGGGTTACACCGCTCCGGACAAGACTTACAAGACCCATACCATCATGGGCAAGACGTTCGATTCTGATCGTGCAGAAGAGTACGCGCGCAGCTTCGACATCGGGAGGGTGTAA